One region of Phragmites australis chromosome 18, lpPhrAust1.1, whole genome shotgun sequence genomic DNA includes:
- the LOC133898406 gene encoding protein-L-isoaspartate O-methyltransferase 1-like isoform X1 — translation MEVLRSILSCFSSRPRSRARAQSHRLWSSGASDKNKAMVEQLQRYGIIRSSKVAEVMDAIDRGVFVPPGGSPYSDSPMPIGYNVTISAPHMHAACLELLEKNLQPGMHALDVGSGTGYLTACFALMVGSEGRAVGVEHIPELVATSIENIKKSAAAPHLNDGSLSIHIADGREGWPELAPYDAIHVGAAAPQIPEALIEQLKPGGRMVIPVGTVFQELKVVDKKLDGSVSIRDETSVRYVPLTSKEAQLHAN, via the exons ATGGAGGTACTCCGCTCCATCCTCTCTTGCTTCTCCTCCcgcccccgctcccgcgcccgcgcccaATCC CACCGGCTGTGGTCGAGCGGGGCCAGCGACAAGAACAAGGCCATGGTTGAGCAGCTACAGAGGTACGGAATCATCAGGTCGAGCAAAGTCGCAGAGGTGATGGATGCCATTGACAGGGGGGTGTTTGTGCCACCCGGTGGTTCTCCCTATTCTGATAGCCCCATGCCGATTGGGTACAACGTAACGATATCGGCGCCGCATATGCATGCGGCTTGCCTGGAGCTTCTGGAGAAGAATCTTCAGCCTGGGATGCATGCCCTCGATGTCGGATCAG GCACTGGGTACCTAACAGCGTGCTTTGCACTGATGGTTGGATCGGAAGGGCGAGCAGTTGGTGTTGAACATATTCCAGAATTAGTTGCTACTTCTATTGAAAACATCAAGAAAAGTGCAGCAGCCCCACACTTAAATGATGGATCCCTCAGTATACATATTGCTG ATGGCAGGGAAGGTTGGCCAGAGCTCGCACCCTATGACGCCATTCATGTCGGAGCTGCAGCACCGCAGATTCCAGAGGCGCTGATCGAGCAGCTGAAGCCTGGTGGCAGAATGGTGATCCCTGTCGGGACCGTCTTCCAGGAGCTGAAGGTGGTGGACAAGAAGCTGGATGGCTCGGTCAGCATAAGAGACGAGACGTCTGTGCGCTATGTGCCGCTCACTAGCAAGGAAGCCCAATTGCACGCAAACTGA
- the LOC133898407 gene encoding 28 kDa ribonucleoprotein, chloroplastic-like — translation MATSVMSLRSLAMAMADASLPPAHKLLPLLSSSTRAAPLLLRATRRLPLAPLVASSDAVEAGVEWAESGDEEEAVGEGSDEEVGEEEDSVVASGEEDGEADYAPVEPPEEAKVYVGSLPYDVDSEGLAQLFDQAGVVEVAEVIYNRETGQSRGFGFVTMSTIEEADKAIEMFNRYDISGRLLNVNRASPRGSRMERPPRQFAPAFRAYVGNLPWQVDDSRLVQLFSEHGEVVNATVVYDRESGRSRGFGFVSMASKEELDDAISTLDGQELDGRPLRVNVAAERPQRGF, via the exons ATGGCCACCAGCGTGATGTCCCTCCGCTCCCtcgccatggccatggccgACGCCTCCCTCCCGCCCGCCCACaagctcctccccctcctctcctcctccacccgcgctgccccgctcctcctccgcgcCACCCGCCGCCTGCCCCTCGCGCCCCTCGTCGCCTCCTCCGACGCCGTCGAGGCCGGCGTCGAGTGGGCCGAGTCCGGGGACGAAGAGGAGGCGGTTGGAGAGGGCTCCGATGAGGAggttggggaggaggaggacagcgTGGTGGCCTCgggggaggaggatggggagGCCGACTACGCGCCGGTGGAGCCGCCCGAGGAGGCCAAGGTGTACGTCGGGAGCCTCCCCTACGACGTCGACAGCGAGGGACTCGCGCAGCTCTTCGACCAGGCCGGCGTCGTCGAGGTCGCAGAG GTCATTTACAACAGAGAGACAGGCCAGAGCCGCGGATTTGGGTTTGTTACCATGAGTACCATCGAGGAAGCTGACAAGGCCATTGAGATGTTCAACCGCTAT GACATTAGCGGGAGGCTTCTGAATGTAAACAGGGCATCTCCCAGGGGCTCTCGCATGGAGAGACCACCTAGGCAATTTGCACCTGCTTTCAGAGCTTATGTTGGCAACCTGCCATGGCAAGTTGACGACTCTAGGCTGGTTCAATTGTTCAGCGAGCACGGGGAAGTAGTTAATGCTACGGTCGTCTACGATAGAGAATCTGGGCGCTCGCGAGGATTTGGTTTTGTATCTATGGCGTCAAAGGAGGAACTCGATGATGCTATTTCTACCCTCGATGGACAG GAATTGGATGGCCGCCCACTTCGAGTGAATGTTGCAGCCGAGCGGCCACAGAGAGGCTTTTGA
- the LOC133898406 gene encoding protein-L-isoaspartate O-methyltransferase 1-like isoform X2 yields MEHRLWSSGASDKNKAMVEQLQRYGIIRSSKVAEVMDAIDRGVFVPPGGSPYSDSPMPIGYNVTISAPHMHAACLELLEKNLQPGMHALDVGSGTGYLTACFALMVGSEGRAVGVEHIPELVATSIENIKKSAAAPHLNDGSLSIHIADGREGWPELAPYDAIHVGAAAPQIPEALIEQLKPGGRMVIPVGTVFQELKVVDKKLDGSVSIRDETSVRYVPLTSKEAQLHAN; encoded by the exons ATGGAG CACCGGCTGTGGTCGAGCGGGGCCAGCGACAAGAACAAGGCCATGGTTGAGCAGCTACAGAGGTACGGAATCATCAGGTCGAGCAAAGTCGCAGAGGTGATGGATGCCATTGACAGGGGGGTGTTTGTGCCACCCGGTGGTTCTCCCTATTCTGATAGCCCCATGCCGATTGGGTACAACGTAACGATATCGGCGCCGCATATGCATGCGGCTTGCCTGGAGCTTCTGGAGAAGAATCTTCAGCCTGGGATGCATGCCCTCGATGTCGGATCAG GCACTGGGTACCTAACAGCGTGCTTTGCACTGATGGTTGGATCGGAAGGGCGAGCAGTTGGTGTTGAACATATTCCAGAATTAGTTGCTACTTCTATTGAAAACATCAAGAAAAGTGCAGCAGCCCCACACTTAAATGATGGATCCCTCAGTATACATATTGCTG ATGGCAGGGAAGGTTGGCCAGAGCTCGCACCCTATGACGCCATTCATGTCGGAGCTGCAGCACCGCAGATTCCAGAGGCGCTGATCGAGCAGCTGAAGCCTGGTGGCAGAATGGTGATCCCTGTCGGGACCGTCTTCCAGGAGCTGAAGGTGGTGGACAAGAAGCTGGATGGCTCGGTCAGCATAAGAGACGAGACGTCTGTGCGCTATGTGCCGCTCACTAGCAAGGAAGCCCAATTGCACGCAAACTGA
- the LOC133899784 gene encoding manganese-dependent ADP-ribose/CDP-alcohol diphosphatase-like, with translation MLAHPTAVVRPAASAKEPLFSFGVIADVQYADIPDGRSFLGVPRYYRHSIAVLRRAVQRWNGQKSVKFCINFGDIVDGFCPKDRSLVAVQAVVREFDGFRGGPTYHMLGNHCLYNLPRSELVSVLRMPSSSPGRAYYHFSPWPGYRFVVLDAYDFSAVGWPRGHPVSAAARRFLAERNPNTDKNSPSGLAGTDRRFVMFNGGVGDAQLRWLDGVLRGAARRRERAVVCSHLPVHPGAASPTGLMWNYEEVLAVVHRHGCVAACLAGHDHKGGYAVDDRGVHHRTLEAALECPPGTDAFGHVEVYPDRLRLVGSDRLGSTEMLLNSGSHAS, from the coding sequence ATGCTGGCTCACCCGACCGCCGTGGTGCGACCAGCAGCATCGGCCAAGGAGCCGCTCTTCTCCTTCGGCGTCATCGCGGACGTCCAGTACGCCGACATCCCCGACGGCCGCTCCTTCCTCGGCGTGCCGCGCTACTACCGCCACAGCATCGCCGTGCTCCGCCGGGCGGTCCAGAGGTGGAACGGCCAGAAGAGCGTCAAGTTCTGCATCAACTTCGGCGACATCGTCGACGGGTTCTGCCCCAAGGACAGGTCCCTTGTCGCCGTGCAGGCCGTCGTGCGTGAGTTCGATGGGTTCCGCGGCGGCCCGACGTACCACATGCTCGGCAACCACTGCCTCTACAACCTTCCGCGGAGCGAGCTGGTGTCCGTGCTGCGGATGCCATCGTCGTCGCCGGGACGCGCCTACTACCACTTCTCGCCGTGGCCCGGGTACCGGTTCGTGGTGCTGGACGCGTACGACTTCAGCGCCGTCGGGTGGCCACGCGGGCACCCGGTgtccgcggcggcgaggcgatTCCTGGCGGAGCGGAACCCGAACACCGACAAGAACAGCCCCAGCGGCCTCGCCGGCACGGACCGGCGGTTCGTGATGTTCAACGGCGGCGTGGGGGACGCGCAGCTGCGGTGGCTGGACGGCGTCCTCCGCGGCGCGGCTCGGCGGCGGGAGCGCGCGGTGGTGTGCAGCCACCTGCCGGTGCACCCCGGCGCGGCGTCCCCCACGGGGCTGATGTGGAACTACGAGGAGGTGCTGGCCGTGGTGCACAGGCACGGGTGCGTCGCGGCGTGCCTCGCCGGGCACGACCACAAGGGCGGGTACGCCGTGGACGACCGGGGCGTGCACCACCGCACGCTGGAGGCGGCGCTGGAGTGCCCGCCCGGCACCGACGCGTTCGGGCACGTTGAGGTATACCCCGACCGGCTGAGGCTCGTCGGCTCCGACAGACTGGGCAGCACGGAGATGCTGCTCAACTCAGGCTCCCATGCGAGCTAA